A genomic stretch from Gallus gallus isolate bGalGal1 chromosome 13, bGalGal1.mat.broiler.GRCg7b, whole genome shotgun sequence includes:
- the HARS1 gene encoding histidine--tRNA ligase, cytoplasmic isoform 3 (isoform 3 is encoded by transcript variant 3) produces MADEAAVRQQAEVVRRLKQDKAEPDEIAKEVAKLLEMKAHLGGDEGKHKFVLKTPKGTRDYGPKQMAIRERVFSAIIACFKRHGAEVIDTPVFELKETLTGKYGEDSKLIYDLKDQGGELLSLRYDLTVPFARYLAMNKITNIKRYHIAKVYRRDNPAMTRGRYREFYQCDFDIAGQFDPMIPDAECLKIVQEILSDLQLGDFLIKMPWEEVRNEMVGEKGLSPEAADRIGEYVQLHGGMDLIEQLLQDPKLSQNKLAKEGLGDMKLLFEYLTLFGITGKISFDLSLARGLDYYTGVIYEAVLLQQENDHGEESVSVGSVAGGGRYDGLVGMFDPKGRKVPCVGISIGIERIFSILEQRVEASEEKIRTTETQVLVASAQKKLLEERLKLISELWDAGIKAEVLYKKNPKLLNQLQYCEDTGIPLVAIVGEQELKDGVVKLRVVATREEVNIRRESLVEEIRRRTNQL; encoded by the exons ATGGCGGACGAGGCGGCGGTGCGGCAGCAGGCGGAGGTGGTGCggcggctgaagcaggacaaGGCCGAGCCCGACGAG ATAGCCAAGGAGGTGGCgaagctgctggagatgaaGGCGCATCTGGGAGGAGATGAGGGGAAGCACAAGTTCGTGCTCAAGACCCCCAAG GGCACACGGGACTATGGCCCCAAGCAGATGGCCATTCGTGAGAGAGTCTTCAGTGCTATCATCGCCTGCTTCAAGCGCCACGGAGCAGAAGTCATCGACACACCAGTGTTTGAGCTGAAG GAGACGCTGACAGGGAAATACGGAGAGGATTCAAAGCTCATCTATGATCTGAAAGATCaaggaggagagctgctgtCCCTGCGCTATGACCTAACT GTACCCTTCGCTCGTTATTTGGCAATGAACAAAATCACCAACATCAAGCGCTATCACATCGCAAAGGTGTACAGACGGGACAACCCGGCCATGACCAGAGGCCGCTACAGGGAGTTCTACCAGTGT GATTTTGACATTGCTGGGCAGTTCGACCCAATGATTCCAGACGCTGAGTGCCTGAAGATAGTGCAGGAGATCCTGAGTGACCTGCAGCTTGGGGACTTCCTCATTAAG ATGCCATGGGAGGAAGTGAGGAACGAGATGGTAGGAGAGAAGGGACTCTCACCTGAGGCTGCAGATCGCATCGGAGAGTACGTCCAGCTTCATG GTGGCATGGACCTGATTGAGCAGCTTCTCCAGGACCCAAAGCTGTCCCAGAACAAGCTGGCCAAGGAGGGGCTGGGGGACATGAAGCTGCTGTTTGAGTACCTGACACTGTTTGGCATCACAGGGAAG ATCTCCTTTGACCTGAGCCTGGCACGAGGCCTAGATTACTACACAGGGGTGATATATGaggctgtcctgctgcagcaggagaatGACCATGGAGAGGAGTCAGTCAGTGTTGGGAGTGTGGCTGGAGGCGGTCGCTATGATGGTCTGGTGGGGATGTTTGATCCCAAGGGGCGGAAGGTGCCATGTGTGGGGATCAGCATTGGGATTGAGCGGATCTTCTCCATCCTCGAGCAGAGAGTGGAG GCCTCGGAGGAGAAGATCAGGACAACAGAGACACAAGTGCTTGTGGCCTCTGCCCAAAAGAAGCTCCTTGAAGAGCGACTGAAGCTCATCTCTGAGCTGTGGGATGCTGGAATCAAG GCAGAAGTACTGTACAAGAAGAACCCCAAGCTCCTGAATCAACTGCAGTACTGCGAGGATACGGGCATCCCCCTTGTGGCCATTGTGGGAGAGCAGGAGCTCAAGGATGGAGTTGTCAAGCTGCGGGTCGTGGCAACCAGGGAGGAG GTCAACATCCGCAGGGAGAGCCTCGTGGAGGAGATCAGGAGGCGAACAAATCAGCTGTAG
- the HARS1 gene encoding histidine--tRNA ligase, cytoplasmic isoform 4 (isoform 4 is encoded by transcript variant 4), which yields MADEAAVRQQAEVVRRLKQDKAEPDEIAKEVAKLLEMKAHLGGDEGKHKFVLKTPKGTRDYGPKQMAIRERVFSAIIACFKRHGAEVIDTPVFELKETLTGKYGEDSKLIYDLKDQGGELLSLRYDLTVPFARYLAMNKITNIKRYHIAKVYRRDNPAMTRGRYREFYQCVNDRRILDGMFAVCGVPDSKFRTICSSVDKLDKMPWEEVRNEMVGEKGLSPEAADRIGEYVQLHGGMDLIEQLLQDPKLSQNKLAKEGLGDMKLLFEYLTLFGITGKISFDLSLARGLDYYTGVIYEAVLLQQENDHGEESVSVGSVAGGGRYDGLVGMFDPKGRKVPCVGISIGIERIFSILEQRVEASEEKIRTTETQVLVASAQKKLLEERLKLISELWDAGIKAEVLYKKNPKLLNQLQYCEDTGIPLVAIVGEQELKDGVVKLRVVATREEVNIRRESLVEEIRRRTNQL from the exons ATGGCGGACGAGGCGGCGGTGCGGCAGCAGGCGGAGGTGGTGCggcggctgaagcaggacaaGGCCGAGCCCGACGAG ATAGCCAAGGAGGTGGCgaagctgctggagatgaaGGCGCATCTGGGAGGAGATGAGGGGAAGCACAAGTTCGTGCTCAAGACCCCCAAG GGCACACGGGACTATGGCCCCAAGCAGATGGCCATTCGTGAGAGAGTCTTCAGTGCTATCATCGCCTGCTTCAAGCGCCACGGAGCAGAAGTCATCGACACACCAGTGTTTGAGCTGAAG GAGACGCTGACAGGGAAATACGGAGAGGATTCAAAGCTCATCTATGATCTGAAAGATCaaggaggagagctgctgtCCCTGCGCTATGACCTAACT GTACCCTTCGCTCGTTATTTGGCAATGAACAAAATCACCAACATCAAGCGCTATCACATCGCAAAGGTGTACAGACGGGACAACCCGGCCATGACCAGAGGCCGCTACAGGGAGTTCTACCAGTGT GTCAATGATCGGCGCATCCTTGATGGGATGTTTGCAGTTTGTGGTGTCCCAGACAGCAAGTTCCGAACGATTTGCTCCAGCGTCGACAAACTCGATAAG ATGCCATGGGAGGAAGTGAGGAACGAGATGGTAGGAGAGAAGGGACTCTCACCTGAGGCTGCAGATCGCATCGGAGAGTACGTCCAGCTTCATG GTGGCATGGACCTGATTGAGCAGCTTCTCCAGGACCCAAAGCTGTCCCAGAACAAGCTGGCCAAGGAGGGGCTGGGGGACATGAAGCTGCTGTTTGAGTACCTGACACTGTTTGGCATCACAGGGAAG ATCTCCTTTGACCTGAGCCTGGCACGAGGCCTAGATTACTACACAGGGGTGATATATGaggctgtcctgctgcagcaggagaatGACCATGGAGAGGAGTCAGTCAGTGTTGGGAGTGTGGCTGGAGGCGGTCGCTATGATGGTCTGGTGGGGATGTTTGATCCCAAGGGGCGGAAGGTGCCATGTGTGGGGATCAGCATTGGGATTGAGCGGATCTTCTCCATCCTCGAGCAGAGAGTGGAG GCCTCGGAGGAGAAGATCAGGACAACAGAGACACAAGTGCTTGTGGCCTCTGCCCAAAAGAAGCTCCTTGAAGAGCGACTGAAGCTCATCTCTGAGCTGTGGGATGCTGGAATCAAG GCAGAAGTACTGTACAAGAAGAACCCCAAGCTCCTGAATCAACTGCAGTACTGCGAGGATACGGGCATCCCCCTTGTGGCCATTGTGGGAGAGCAGGAGCTCAAGGATGGAGTTGTCAAGCTGCGGGTCGTGGCAACCAGGGAGGAG GTCAACATCCGCAGGGAGAGCCTCGTGGAGGAGATCAGGAGGCGAACAAATCAGCTGTAG
- the HARS1 gene encoding histidine--tRNA ligase, cytoplasmic isoform 2 (isoform 2 is encoded by transcript variant 2) produces MADEAAVRQQAEVVRRLKQDKAEPDEIAKEVAKLLEMKAHLGGDEGKHKFVLKTPKGTRDYGPKQMAIRERVFSAIIACFKRHGAEVIDTPVFELKTLTGKYGEDSKLIYDLKDQGGELLSLRYDLTVPFARYLAMNKITNIKRYHIAKVYRRDNPAMTRGRYREFYQCDFDIAGQFDPMIPDAECLKIVQEILSDLQLGDFLIKVNDRRILDGMFAVCGVPDSKFRTICSSVDKLDKMPWEEVRNEMVGEKGLSPEAADRIGEYVQLHGGMDLIEQLLQDPKLSQNKLAKEGLGDMKLLFEYLTLFGITGKISFDLSLARGLDYYTGVIYEAVLLQQENDHGEESVSVGSVAGGGRYDGLVGMFDPKGRKVPCVGISIGIERIFSILEQRVEASEEKIRTTETQVLVASAQKKLLEERLKLISELWDAGIKAEVLYKKNPKLLNQLQYCEDTGIPLVAIVGEQELKDGVVKLRVVATREEVNIRRESLVEEIRRRTNQL; encoded by the exons ATGGCGGACGAGGCGGCGGTGCGGCAGCAGGCGGAGGTGGTGCggcggctgaagcaggacaaGGCCGAGCCCGACGAG ATAGCCAAGGAGGTGGCgaagctgctggagatgaaGGCGCATCTGGGAGGAGATGAGGGGAAGCACAAGTTCGTGCTCAAGACCCCCAAG GGCACACGGGACTATGGCCCCAAGCAGATGGCCATTCGTGAGAGAGTCTTCAGTGCTATCATCGCCTGCTTCAAGCGCCACGGAGCAGAAGTCATCGACACACCAGTGTTTGAGCTGAAG ACGCTGACAGGGAAATACGGAGAGGATTCAAAGCTCATCTATGATCTGAAAGATCaaggaggagagctgctgtCCCTGCGCTATGACCTAACT GTACCCTTCGCTCGTTATTTGGCAATGAACAAAATCACCAACATCAAGCGCTATCACATCGCAAAGGTGTACAGACGGGACAACCCGGCCATGACCAGAGGCCGCTACAGGGAGTTCTACCAGTGT GATTTTGACATTGCTGGGCAGTTCGACCCAATGATTCCAGACGCTGAGTGCCTGAAGATAGTGCAGGAGATCCTGAGTGACCTGCAGCTTGGGGACTTCCTCATTAAG GTCAATGATCGGCGCATCCTTGATGGGATGTTTGCAGTTTGTGGTGTCCCAGACAGCAAGTTCCGAACGATTTGCTCCAGCGTCGACAAACTCGATAAG ATGCCATGGGAGGAAGTGAGGAACGAGATGGTAGGAGAGAAGGGACTCTCACCTGAGGCTGCAGATCGCATCGGAGAGTACGTCCAGCTTCATG GTGGCATGGACCTGATTGAGCAGCTTCTCCAGGACCCAAAGCTGTCCCAGAACAAGCTGGCCAAGGAGGGGCTGGGGGACATGAAGCTGCTGTTTGAGTACCTGACACTGTTTGGCATCACAGGGAAG ATCTCCTTTGACCTGAGCCTGGCACGAGGCCTAGATTACTACACAGGGGTGATATATGaggctgtcctgctgcagcaggagaatGACCATGGAGAGGAGTCAGTCAGTGTTGGGAGTGTGGCTGGAGGCGGTCGCTATGATGGTCTGGTGGGGATGTTTGATCCCAAGGGGCGGAAGGTGCCATGTGTGGGGATCAGCATTGGGATTGAGCGGATCTTCTCCATCCTCGAGCAGAGAGTGGAG GCCTCGGAGGAGAAGATCAGGACAACAGAGACACAAGTGCTTGTGGCCTCTGCCCAAAAGAAGCTCCTTGAAGAGCGACTGAAGCTCATCTCTGAGCTGTGGGATGCTGGAATCAAG GCAGAAGTACTGTACAAGAAGAACCCCAAGCTCCTGAATCAACTGCAGTACTGCGAGGATACGGGCATCCCCCTTGTGGCCATTGTGGGAGAGCAGGAGCTCAAGGATGGAGTTGTCAAGCTGCGGGTCGTGGCAACCAGGGAGGAG GTCAACATCCGCAGGGAGAGCCTCGTGGAGGAGATCAGGAGGCGAACAAATCAGCTGTAG
- the HARS1 gene encoding histidine--tRNA ligase, cytoplasmic isoform 1 (isoform 1 is encoded by transcript variant 1), with protein MADEAAVRQQAEVVRRLKQDKAEPDEIAKEVAKLLEMKAHLGGDEGKHKFVLKTPKGTRDYGPKQMAIRERVFSAIIACFKRHGAEVIDTPVFELKETLTGKYGEDSKLIYDLKDQGGELLSLRYDLTVPFARYLAMNKITNIKRYHIAKVYRRDNPAMTRGRYREFYQCDFDIAGQFDPMIPDAECLKIVQEILSDLQLGDFLIKVNDRRILDGMFAVCGVPDSKFRTICSSVDKLDKMPWEEVRNEMVGEKGLSPEAADRIGEYVQLHGGMDLIEQLLQDPKLSQNKLAKEGLGDMKLLFEYLTLFGITGKISFDLSLARGLDYYTGVIYEAVLLQQENDHGEESVSVGSVAGGGRYDGLVGMFDPKGRKVPCVGISIGIERIFSILEQRVEASEEKIRTTETQVLVASAQKKLLEERLKLISELWDAGIKAEVLYKKNPKLLNQLQYCEDTGIPLVAIVGEQELKDGVVKLRVVATREEVNIRRESLVEEIRRRTNQL; from the exons ATGGCGGACGAGGCGGCGGTGCGGCAGCAGGCGGAGGTGGTGCggcggctgaagcaggacaaGGCCGAGCCCGACGAG ATAGCCAAGGAGGTGGCgaagctgctggagatgaaGGCGCATCTGGGAGGAGATGAGGGGAAGCACAAGTTCGTGCTCAAGACCCCCAAG GGCACACGGGACTATGGCCCCAAGCAGATGGCCATTCGTGAGAGAGTCTTCAGTGCTATCATCGCCTGCTTCAAGCGCCACGGAGCAGAAGTCATCGACACACCAGTGTTTGAGCTGAAG GAGACGCTGACAGGGAAATACGGAGAGGATTCAAAGCTCATCTATGATCTGAAAGATCaaggaggagagctgctgtCCCTGCGCTATGACCTAACT GTACCCTTCGCTCGTTATTTGGCAATGAACAAAATCACCAACATCAAGCGCTATCACATCGCAAAGGTGTACAGACGGGACAACCCGGCCATGACCAGAGGCCGCTACAGGGAGTTCTACCAGTGT GATTTTGACATTGCTGGGCAGTTCGACCCAATGATTCCAGACGCTGAGTGCCTGAAGATAGTGCAGGAGATCCTGAGTGACCTGCAGCTTGGGGACTTCCTCATTAAG GTCAATGATCGGCGCATCCTTGATGGGATGTTTGCAGTTTGTGGTGTCCCAGACAGCAAGTTCCGAACGATTTGCTCCAGCGTCGACAAACTCGATAAG ATGCCATGGGAGGAAGTGAGGAACGAGATGGTAGGAGAGAAGGGACTCTCACCTGAGGCTGCAGATCGCATCGGAGAGTACGTCCAGCTTCATG GTGGCATGGACCTGATTGAGCAGCTTCTCCAGGACCCAAAGCTGTCCCAGAACAAGCTGGCCAAGGAGGGGCTGGGGGACATGAAGCTGCTGTTTGAGTACCTGACACTGTTTGGCATCACAGGGAAG ATCTCCTTTGACCTGAGCCTGGCACGAGGCCTAGATTACTACACAGGGGTGATATATGaggctgtcctgctgcagcaggagaatGACCATGGAGAGGAGTCAGTCAGTGTTGGGAGTGTGGCTGGAGGCGGTCGCTATGATGGTCTGGTGGGGATGTTTGATCCCAAGGGGCGGAAGGTGCCATGTGTGGGGATCAGCATTGGGATTGAGCGGATCTTCTCCATCCTCGAGCAGAGAGTGGAG GCCTCGGAGGAGAAGATCAGGACAACAGAGACACAAGTGCTTGTGGCCTCTGCCCAAAAGAAGCTCCTTGAAGAGCGACTGAAGCTCATCTCTGAGCTGTGGGATGCTGGAATCAAG GCAGAAGTACTGTACAAGAAGAACCCCAAGCTCCTGAATCAACTGCAGTACTGCGAGGATACGGGCATCCCCCTTGTGGCCATTGTGGGAGAGCAGGAGCTCAAGGATGGAGTTGTCAAGCTGCGGGTCGTGGCAACCAGGGAGGAG GTCAACATCCGCAGGGAGAGCCTCGTGGAGGAGATCAGGAGGCGAACAAATCAGCTGTAG